The genomic window GACCGCTCCCGCGCCTGCGTCGGTCGACGACGCCGTCTCCGCACCGGAGGCCGCCGCTGAACCCGCGCCAGTCACGCCGGAGGCCACCGACCCGGCTCCCGTGGCGGTCTCTGTCCCGGTGGCTGCCCCCACTGCTGCGGCTCCGGCACCGTCCGACGCGCCCGCGAAGCTGGGCATCAAGAAGTACGGAGCGCCCACCGGCGAGTTTATTCCCCTGCAGGGCGAGCGGCTGGTCGTGGGCCGGTTCGATGCCTCCAGCGGCCCGGTGGACATCGACCTGACGGGCCTGGGCGGCCAGGAGCACATCAGCCGCCGTCACGCCGAGCTGTACCGCGAGGGCGGCGTGTGGATGGTGCGCGACCTGGGGTCTACCAACGGCGTGTATGTCAAGCATGCGGGCGAGGGCGCCTTCTCGCCGCGCCTGCAGGAACCGGCGGCGCTGCACGACGGCGACGAG from Deinococcus sp. KSM4-11 includes these protein-coding regions:
- a CDS encoding FHA domain-containing protein, whose product is MTITCTVCGTVNPDGTTYCEGCGVELTPQHAAAPAPITPEPAPAADSTAPVDGDLTDPATASVPASPELAAGIPDMPVTDAPEATAPAPASVDDAVSAPEAAAEPAPVTPEATDPAPVAVSVPVAAPTAAAPAPSDAPAKLGIKKYGAPTGEFIPLQGERLVVGRFDASSGPVDIDLTGLGGQEHISRRHAELYREGGVWMVRDLGSTNGVYVKHAGEGAFSPRLQEPAALHDGDEVAFGNLMLTFHQG